One window from the genome of Chloroflexota bacterium encodes:
- a CDS encoding PQQ-dependent sugar dehydrogenase — MPRVATESPPMPGAWLKRAGQTLAGAVLLAAMALVGAPTAGAVDLPAHLRVEPVVAEANFPVALAWTPDGRLLYTEKSGSLRVVEHGQLRDEPFAVFEVDDLFERGLLGVAVDPDFAANGYVYVYYTRADTAGHRVVRLREVDGRGVEPTILLDEPNPTGAAFHNGGNLHFGPDGYLYVTLGENHDSGLAQRLDTPLGKILRIDKADGSAPPDNPFYDDGDPASGNDDRIWALGLRNSFDFTFHPDTGEMFATENGPHCDDEVNRIERGDNLGWRPEFTCDDPHVGFTAPLWRLSDTIAPTGIAFHRGSLFMCAWNTGELMRLEATDPTYRELTAIESWEGVPCQVDIAPGPDGALYVTDAGSISRVVAAADFAVDGGRFYTQAGSGRGGFAIVDDADAAFWTAYQDFGGVEALGYPASHRFELNGFLYQATQASLLQRHPVTGEVRLANVFDMLSAAGFDAWLDAFRQIPLSREWEGDRGLAWSAIVARHLAILDPYPPLLARFRAVPDWINRYGLPMGVHELDSVVVVRGQRAAFQLWKVDVPWADLGTVTIVLAGDLAKEVELVPAEAQAPKPVPFGG; from the coding sequence ATGCCCCGGGTCGCCACCGAGTCGCCGCCGATGCCGGGCGCCTGGCTCAAGCGCGCCGGCCAGACGCTCGCTGGTGCCGTGCTGCTTGCCGCGATGGCACTCGTCGGCGCGCCGACAGCGGGCGCGGTCGATCTGCCCGCGCACCTTCGCGTCGAGCCCGTGGTGGCCGAGGCCAACTTTCCCGTCGCGCTGGCTTGGACCCCCGACGGCCGCCTGCTCTACACCGAAAAGTCCGGCAGCCTGCGCGTGGTGGAGCACGGGCAGCTGCGCGACGAGCCGTTCGCCGTGTTCGAGGTCGATGACCTCTTCGAGCGCGGTTTGCTCGGCGTCGCCGTGGACCCGGACTTTGCCGCCAACGGCTACGTCTACGTCTACTACACGCGTGCCGACACCGCCGGGCATCGCGTCGTGCGGCTGCGCGAGGTCGACGGGCGCGGCGTCGAACCCACGATCCTGCTGGACGAGCCCAACCCCACCGGCGCCGCCTTCCACAACGGCGGCAACCTGCACTTCGGCCCGGACGGCTACCTGTACGTCACGCTTGGCGAGAATCACGACTCCGGCCTGGCGCAGCGGCTCGACACGCCGCTCGGAAAAATCCTGCGAATCGACAAGGCGGATGGGAGCGCGCCGCCCGACAATCCCTTCTACGACGATGGCGACCCGGCGTCGGGCAACGACGACCGCATCTGGGCGCTGGGCCTGCGCAACAGCTTCGACTTCACCTTCCATCCGGACACCGGCGAGATGTTCGCCACCGAAAACGGTCCCCACTGCGACGACGAGGTCAACCGCATCGAGCGCGGGGACAACCTCGGCTGGCGGCCCGAGTTCACCTGCGACGACCCCCACGTCGGGTTCACGGCCCCCCTGTGGCGCCTCAGCGACACCATCGCGCCCACCGGCATCGCATTCCATCGCGGCAGCCTGTTCATGTGCGCCTGGAATACCGGCGAGCTCATGCGACTCGAAGCGACCGACCCCACCTATCGCGAGTTGACCGCAATCGAGTCATGGGAAGGCGTCCCCTGTCAGGTCGACATCGCGCCCGGTCCCGACGGTGCGCTCTACGTGACCGACGCCGGCTCGATCAGCCGTGTCGTAGCCGCCGCCGACTTTGCCGTGGATGGCGGGCGCTTCTACACCCAGGCCGGCAGCGGGCGTGGCGGGTTCGCCATCGTCGACGACGCCGACGCCGCCTTTTGGACCGCGTATCAAGACTTCGGTGGCGTCGAGGCGCTGGGCTATCCCGCCTCCCACCGGTTCGAGCTCAATGGATTCCTCTATCAGGCCACGCAGGCCAGCCTCTTGCAGCGCCATCCGGTGACGGGCGAGGTGCGGCTGGCCAACGTGTTCGACATGCTGAGCGCCGCGGGATTCGACGCTTGGCTCGACGCCTTCCGACAGATTCCGCTCAGCCGCGAATGGGAGGGGGACCGGGGGCTGGCATGGTCCGCCATCGTGGCGCGGCATCTGGCGATCCTGGATCCCTACCCCCCGCTCCTGGCGCGCTTCCGCGCCGTGCCGGACTGGATCAATCGCTACGGCCTGCCCATGGGCGTGCACGAGCTGGACTCGGTCGTGGTGGTGCGCGGCCAGCGCGCCGCGTTCCAGCTCTGGAAGGTGGACGTGCCGTGGGCTGACCTGGGCACGGTCACCATCGTGCTTGCCGGCGATCTGGCCAAGGAAGTCGAGCTGGTGCCCGCCGAAGCGCAGGCGCCCAAACCTGTCCCGTTTGGGGGATAA
- a CDS encoding phytanoyl-CoA dioxygenase family protein encodes MDTSHIQPTLTDSEVLDFCKNGYLLLDGVVPDEVNRRAVDFLDDDTYFEPTAILAEDWFMEHVILNPAAAGAIRTLLGAGFTTPVLMSNHRVHMPREAQHWHRDGQSRYGPSLHYLQVFYYPEACTPEMGPTEVIPGSHYLFQHASFMGHYGGMRHSVKTAASAGSIFLTVYSIWHRRSASTAQGVRNLLKYNYWRTAPPVRDWIIEPDFDFQMADYTFPITTPRQQFQECLDAAEMFFWLCGKSDEYRTMGGQGWPLPGNRNAPSAGFPGDPTAVTY; translated from the coding sequence ATGGACACCTCGCACATTCAGCCGACGTTGACCGATTCCGAAGTCCTCGACTTCTGCAAGAACGGCTATCTCCTGCTCGACGGCGTGGTGCCGGACGAGGTCAATCGCCGCGCCGTGGACTTCCTCGACGACGACACCTACTTCGAGCCCACGGCCATTCTGGCCGAGGACTGGTTCATGGAACACGTGATCCTCAACCCGGCCGCTGCCGGCGCCATCCGCACGCTGCTGGGGGCGGGGTTCACCACGCCCGTGCTCATGAGCAACCACCGCGTCCACATGCCCCGGGAAGCGCAGCACTGGCACCGTGACGGCCAATCGCGCTACGGACCCTCGCTGCACTACCTCCAGGTCTTCTACTACCCCGAGGCCTGCACGCCCGAGATGGGCCCGACCGAGGTGATCCCGGGCTCTCACTACCTGTTCCAGCACGCCAGCTTCATGGGCCACTACGGCGGCATGCGGCACAGCGTCAAGACCGCCGCCTCCGCCGGCTCAATCTTTCTCACCGTCTACTCGATCTGGCATCGCCGGTCCGCGTCGACGGCGCAAGGCGTTCGCAATCTCCTCAAGTACAACTACTGGCGCACCGCGCCGCCGGTCCGCGACTGGATCATCGAGCCGGACTTCGACTTCCAGATGGCCGACTACACCTTCCCGATCACCACCCCTCGCCAGCAGTTTCAGGAATGCCTCGACGCGGCGGAGATGTTCTTCTGGCTCTGCGGCAAATCGGATGAGTACCGCACCATGGGCGGCCAGGGCTGGCCCCTGCCCGGCAACCGCAACGCCCCGTCGGCCGGCTTCCCCGGCGACCCCACCGCCGTCACCTACTGA
- a CDS encoding aminotransferase class III-fold pyridoxal phosphate-dependent enzyme — MLARLQQFVAVVSEGAVVATQATGGRIDQVFVDGNPGSQELYARARRVIAGGVTHDVRVHSPFPVMVDRAEGSRKWDVDGNEYIDYTMGHGALILGHAHPIPTQAAIAQLSRGTHYGASHEIETAWAEQICELMPSVERVRFTGSGTEATLMAMRLARAHTGRERIVKFHYHFHGWHDFAHVAQSDPLEVPMSAGIPQAVQDTVTGIPTDLDRVREELAKGDVAGLIVEPTGAGWGAVPLAPAFVKALPGLCREHGTVFILDEVVTGFRLSPGGYQALHDVTPDLTTMAKVLAGGLPGGCVGGRADILQRLELRGDPRWDRGQRMAHPGTFNGNPLSAATGVAVLRHIADGAVHAQIDAATDRLRRGIQDVFDRHDLGAIAYGESSYFHVAMNGTPSRSGMSGDDGAALRRALHSHGVHIMTSGGLLSTAHSDADIDQTIEAFDASVRDLEADGLVGG, encoded by the coding sequence ATGCTGGCACGCCTACAGCAGTTTGTGGCGGTGGTTAGCGAGGGGGCAGTCGTGGCGACGCAGGCGACGGGCGGCCGCATCGATCAGGTGTTCGTGGACGGGAATCCGGGATCGCAGGAGCTTTACGCCCGTGCTCGCCGGGTGATCGCCGGCGGTGTGACCCACGACGTGCGCGTGCACTCGCCGTTCCCGGTGATGGTCGACCGCGCCGAGGGCTCCCGGAAGTGGGACGTCGACGGCAACGAGTACATCGACTACACCATGGGGCACGGCGCGCTGATCCTGGGCCACGCGCATCCCATCCCCACCCAGGCCGCCATTGCGCAGCTGAGCCGCGGCACCCACTACGGCGCCAGCCACGAGATCGAGACTGCGTGGGCCGAGCAAATCTGCGAACTGATGCCGAGCGTGGAGCGTGTGCGCTTCACCGGCTCGGGCACCGAGGCCACGCTGATGGCCATGCGGCTGGCGCGGGCGCACACCGGGCGCGAGCGCATCGTGAAATTCCACTACCACTTCCACGGCTGGCACGACTTCGCGCACGTGGCGCAGTCCGACCCCCTGGAGGTGCCGATGTCGGCGGGCATTCCCCAAGCCGTGCAGGACACGGTGACGGGCATTCCAACCGACCTGGACCGCGTGCGGGAAGAGCTGGCCAAGGGCGACGTGGCGGGGTTGATCGTGGAGCCCACGGGCGCCGGTTGGGGCGCGGTGCCCCTCGCCCCGGCATTCGTCAAGGCCCTGCCGGGTCTGTGCCGCGAGCACGGCACGGTGTTCATCTTGGACGAGGTCGTCACGGGGTTCCGGCTGTCGCCGGGCGGCTATCAGGCGCTGCACGACGTGACGCCGGACCTGACGACGATGGCGAAGGTCCTGGCGGGCGGGCTGCCGGGCGGGTGCGTGGGTGGTCGCGCCGACATCCTGCAGCGGCTGGAGTTGCGCGGCGATCCGCGCTGGGACCGCGGTCAGCGCATGGCGCATCCGGGCACGTTCAACGGCAACCCGCTGTCGGCCGCCACGGGCGTGGCCGTGCTGCGGCACATTGCCGACGGCGCCGTACACGCGCAGATCGACGCCGCCACGGATCGCCTACGGCGCGGGATTCAGGACGTGTTCGACCGGCACGACCTGGGCGCCATCGCCTACGGCGAGTCGTCCTACTTTCACGTGGCCATGAACGGGACGCCCTCGCGCAGCGGCATGTCCGGCGACGACGGCGCGGCCCTGCGACGCGCGCTGCACAGCCACGGGGTGCACATCATGACCAGCGGCGGCCTGCTGTCGACGGCGCATTCGGACGCGGACATCGACCAGACGATTGAGGCCTTCGACGCCAGCGTGCGCGACCTGGAGGCGGACGGGCTGGTGGGGGGCTAA
- the holA gene encoding DNA polymerase III subunit delta, with translation MLFVFLGAREPRIHDEARIALGLSDTDGDLSLTRLDGAETSLVDVAQACGAIDMFGGRRKVLLTNAQALATSDKKVLPWLAEFAGVGSAAPCDLAALAYLDLGDRRSRSRVNAFSKLEDAGAQVRQVRPLDERRAAQFARRLAQRQGVRLDDAAAERLVEIVTPDAGLLAREVDKLAAYAGFTGALTVDDVDAASATIGEHRRWDYINAVSAQQPRRALGVLHDLLGLRAPKQMILADIGTAMRRLATAKAVNDAGGDTKEVARRAGVPPFRARELHAQARRTSPRLLERMYGEVVRTDRALKSTGSEEDALLEILTARLATPPGRR, from the coding sequence ATGCTCTTCGTTTTCCTCGGCGCGCGTGAGCCCCGCATCCACGACGAGGCGCGCATCGCGCTCGGCCTCAGCGACACGGACGGCGACCTTTCGCTCACCCGCCTAGACGGCGCCGAAACGTCGCTCGTGGACGTGGCCCAGGCCTGCGGCGCGATCGACATGTTCGGCGGCCGACGCAAAGTGCTGCTGACCAACGCCCAGGCGCTGGCTACCAGCGACAAGAAGGTCCTGCCCTGGCTGGCCGAGTTTGCCGGCGTGGGCTCCGCCGCGCCGTGCGATCTCGCGGCGTTGGCCTATCTGGACTTGGGGGATCGCCGCAGCCGCTCGCGTGTCAATGCATTCTCCAAGCTCGAAGATGCGGGCGCCCAGGTGCGGCAGGTGCGGCCGTTGGATGAGCGCCGGGCGGCGCAGTTCGCGCGGCGGCTGGCCCAGCGCCAGGGCGTGCGTCTCGATGACGCGGCCGCCGAGCGCCTGGTCGAAATCGTCACGCCCGACGCCGGACTGCTGGCCCGCGAGGTTGACAAGCTGGCCGCCTACGCCGGCTTCACCGGCGCGCTGACCGTGGACGACGTCGACGCGGCCTCGGCCACCATCGGCGAGCACCGGCGCTGGGACTACATCAACGCCGTCTCGGCGCAGCAGCCGCGCCGGGCGCTGGGCGTGCTCCACGATCTCTTGGGGCTGCGGGCGCCCAAGCAGATGATCCTGGCCGACATCGGCACCGCCATGCGGCGGCTGGCCACGGCCAAGGCCGTCAACGATGCAGGGGGCGATACCAAGGAAGTCGCGCGCCGCGCGGGCGTGCCGCCGTTTCGGGCGCGTGAGCTGCACGCGCAGGCTCGGCGCACATCGCCGCGACTGCTGGAGCGCATGTACGGCGAGGTGGTGCGCACGGATCGTGCGCTCAAATCGACGGGCAGCGAGGAAGACGCGCTGCTCGAAATCCTGACCGCCCGACTGGCAACCCCGCCGGGTCGGCGCTAG
- the rpsT gene encoding 30S ribosomal protein S20, translated as MPSPKELKRQNARAKNVRREQFKRTRNASVRSTVRRLVRRARTAIDAGDATAGEAVRAAQAALDSAARRGIIPRNAAARRLGRLVKRQRAAEEAA; from the coding sequence ATGCCCTCACCCAAAGAACTGAAACGTCAGAACGCGCGCGCGAAGAACGTGCGGCGCGAGCAATTCAAGCGCACGCGCAACGCGAGCGTGCGCTCGACGGTGCGGCGGCTGGTTCGGCGCGCGCGAACGGCCATCGACGCAGGCGACGCGACGGCCGGGGAGGCCGTGCGGGCCGCACAGGCGGCGCTGGACAGCGCGGCGCGGCGCGGGATCATTCCGCGCAACGCGGCGGCGCGGCGGCTCGGACGCCTGGTGAAGCGCCAGCGCGCGGCGGAGGAAGCCGCCTAG